One Mauremys mutica isolate MM-2020 ecotype Southern chromosome 9, ASM2049712v1, whole genome shotgun sequence DNA segment encodes these proteins:
- the IWS1 gene encoding protein IWS1 homolog isoform X2, producing the protein MTDSENEDTPRQKDSDSENEDPLNHNASDSENEGAHGDKDSDSDIEDHPIHHISDSENEDALNHHASDSENEEPQKVHNSDSENEDPHKNLHSESENEEHQKGHASDSENEEPTKHVASDSENEEPTKHVASDSENEEPLKHAASDSENEDLSKHAASDSENEEPPKLVASDSENEEPPKQVASDSENEEPPKQVASDSENEAPPKQVASDSENEEPPKHAASDSENEEPQKVHASDSENEEPQKHPASDSEIEDVPSRKQKIESDDSDGGNGKEAMQNDSRHSDSEQAGEGFHASDSEEEGPKRRKITDSDEDEERDEDKAVKRKAAVFSDSEDDEKTQAAKKGRVISDVEESDSDASEKSDKRKKNAVASDSEEEEESKDSAGKKKEEKDLFGSDSESGNEQENLIADIFGESGDEEEEEFTGFNQEDLEEEKAEAEMKETADDSDSDDNIKRGKHMDFMSDFEMMLQRKKSMSGKRRRNRDGGTFISDADDVVSAMIVKMNEAAEEDRQLNTQKKPALKKLTLLPTVVMHLKKQDLKETFIDSGVMSAIKEWLSPLPDRSLPALKIRDELLKILQELPSVSQETLKHSGIGRAVMYLYKHPKESRPNKDMAGKLINEWSRPIFGLTSNYKGMTREEREQRDLEQMPQRRRLSSSGGQTPRRDLEKVLTGEEKALRPGDPGFCARARVPMPSNKDYVVRPKWNVEMESSRYQGTSKKGVSRLDKQMRKFTDIRKKSRSAHAVKISIEGNKMPL; encoded by the exons ATGACAGACTCTGAAAATGAAGACACCCCAAGGCAAAAAGATAGTGATTCTGAAAATGAGGACCCTCTGAATCACAATGCCAGTGATTCAGAAAATGAAGGGGCTCATGGTGACAAAGACAGTGATTCTGATATTGAGGACCATCCAATTCATCATATAAGTGACTCTGAAAACGAGGATGCCTTAAATCACCATGCAAGTGACTCGGAAAATGAAGAACCTCAAAAAGTTCACAATAGTGATTCTGAAAATGAGGATCCCCATAAGAATCTGCATAGTGAGTCGGAAAATGAGGAACATCAAAAAGGTCATGctagtgactctgaaaatgagGAACCCACAAAACATGTAGctagtgactctgaaaatgagGAACCCACAAAACATGTAGctagtgactctgaaaatgagGAGCCTTTAAAACATGCAGctagtgactctgaaaatgagGATCTCTCGAAACATGCAGCCAGTGATTCTGAAAATGAGGAGCCCCCGAAACTGGTAGCCAGCGATTCTGAAAATGAGGAGCCCCCGAAACAGGTAGCCAGCGATTCTGAAAATGAGGAGCCCCCGAAACAGGTAGCCAGCGATTCTGAAAATGAGGCGCCCCCGAAACAGGTAGCCAGCGATTCCGAAAATGAGGAGCCCCCGAAACATGCAGccagtgactctgaaaatgagGAGCCCCAAAAAGTTCATGCTAGTGATTCTGAGAACGAAGAACCTCAGAAACATCCTGCAAGTGACTCTGAGATTGAAGATGTTCCCAGTCGCAAACAAAAAATAGAGTCTGATGACAGTGACGGAGGGAATGGGAAAGAGGCAATGCAGAATGACTCTCGGCATTCAGATAGCGAGCAGGCAGGAGAAGGATTTCATGCGTCTGACAGTGAGGAGGAAGGTCCTAAGAGACGGAAAATAACAGACAGCGATGAAGACGAGGAGAGAGATGAGGACAAGGCAGTCAAGAGGAAAGCAGCAGTCTTTTCTGACAGCGAGGATGATGAGAAAACAC AAGCTGCAAAGAAAGGGCGCGTCATCTCAGATGTGGAAGAATCTGATAGCGATGCATCAGAGAAATCTGACAAAAGAAAGAAGAATGCTGTAGCATCAGAtagtgaggaagaggaggagagcaaGGACAGTGctggaaagaaaaaagaagagaagGATCTTTTTGGGAGTGACAGTGAATCAGGAAATGAACAAGA GAACCTGATTGCAGATATATTTGGTGAGTCTggtgatgaagaggaggaggaatttaCG GGTTTTAACCAGGAGGATTTGGAAGAAGAGAAAGCCGAGGCAGAGATGAAAGAGACAGCAGATGATTCAGACTCTGATGACAACATCAAAAGAGGGAAACA TATGGACTTCATGTCAGATTTTGAGATGATGCTACAAAGGAAGAAGAGCATGAGTGGCAAGCGCAGACGAAACCGTGATGGTGGGACATTTATTAGTGATGCAGATGATGTAGTCAGTGCTATGATTGTTAAAATGAATGAAGCTGCAGAG GAAGATAGACAGCTGAATACACAGAAGAAACCGGCACTAAAAAAGCTAACTTTGCTGCCAACTGTAGTTATGCACCTTAAAAA ACAGGACCTTAAGGAAACTTTCATTGACAGTGGTGTGATGTCGGCCATCAAAGAGTGGCTTTCCCCTCTTCCAGATCGGAGTCTACCAGCACTAAAGATACGTGACGAGCTCTTGAAGATCCTGCAAGAG CTGCCTAGTGTGAGCCAAGAGACCCTGAAGCACAGTGGAATTGGACGAGCTGTGATGTACCTCTACAAGCACCCCAAGGAGTCAAGACCCAACAAGGACATGGCAGGGAAGCTAATCA ATGAATGGTCTCGACCCATCTTTGGCCTTACCTCAAACTACAAAGGAATGACAAGGGAGGAAAGGGAGCAGAGGGATTTGGAACAGATGCCTCAGCGAAGGCGATTGAGCAG TTCTGGTGGTCAGACCCCTCGCAGAGACTTGGAGAAGGTGTTAACAGGAGAAGAAAA AGCTCTTAGGCCTGGTGATCCTGGATTTTGTGCTCGTGCAAGGGTTCCAATGCCCTCCAACAAGGATTATGTGGTCAGACCCAAGTGGAATGTGGAAATGGAATCTTCCAGG taccAAGGCACCTCTAAGAAAGGGGTAAGTCGACTGGACAAACAGATGCGGAAGTTCACAGATATCAGGAAAAAAAGCAGATCAGCCCATGCAGTGAAAATCAGCATTGAAGGCAATAAGATGCCATTGTGA
- the IWS1 gene encoding protein IWS1 homolog isoform X1: protein MEAEYYGGDQSDDGGATPVQDERDSGSDVEDDVNDQHSGSDNESLGHHSENEQSDGEDDGQTRGRHMTDSENEDTPRQKDSDSENEDPLNHNASDSENEGAHGDKDSDSDIEDHPIHHISDSENEDALNHHASDSENEEPQKVHNSDSENEDPHKNLHSESENEEHQKGHASDSENEEPTKHVASDSENEEPTKHVASDSENEEPLKHAASDSENEDLSKHAASDSENEEPPKLVASDSENEEPPKQVASDSENEEPPKQVASDSENEAPPKQVASDSENEEPPKHAASDSENEEPQKVHASDSENEEPQKHPASDSEIEDVPSRKQKIESDDSDGGNGKEAMQNDSRHSDSEQAGEGFHASDSEEEGPKRRKITDSDEDEERDEDKAVKRKAAVFSDSEDDEKTQAAKKGRVISDVEESDSDASEKSDKRKKNAVASDSEEEEESKDSAGKKKEEKDLFGSDSESGNEQENLIADIFGESGDEEEEEFTGFNQEDLEEEKAEAEMKETADDSDSDDNIKRGKHMDFMSDFEMMLQRKKSMSGKRRRNRDGGTFISDADDVVSAMIVKMNEAAEEDRQLNTQKKPALKKLTLLPTVVMHLKKQDLKETFIDSGVMSAIKEWLSPLPDRSLPALKIRDELLKILQELPSVSQETLKHSGIGRAVMYLYKHPKESRPNKDMAGKLINEWSRPIFGLTSNYKGMTREEREQRDLEQMPQRRRLSSSGGQTPRRDLEKVLTGEEKALRPGDPGFCARARVPMPSNKDYVVRPKWNVEMESSRYQGTSKKGVSRLDKQMRKFTDIRKKSRSAHAVKISIEGNKMPL from the exons ATGGAGGCGGAGTATTACGGCGGGGACCAGTCAG ATGATGGTGGAGCCACCCCAGTACAAGATGAGCGAGATTCAGGGTCTGACGTTGAAGATGATGTAAATGATCAGCATTCTGGATCAGACAATGAAAGCTTAGGGCATCATTCAGAG aatgAACAAAGTGATGGAGAAGATGATGGCCAAACTAGAGGCCGTCACATGACAGACTCTGAAAATGAAGACACCCCAAGGCAAAAAGATAGTGATTCTGAAAATGAGGACCCTCTGAATCACAATGCCAGTGATTCAGAAAATGAAGGGGCTCATGGTGACAAAGACAGTGATTCTGATATTGAGGACCATCCAATTCATCATATAAGTGACTCTGAAAACGAGGATGCCTTAAATCACCATGCAAGTGACTCGGAAAATGAAGAACCTCAAAAAGTTCACAATAGTGATTCTGAAAATGAGGATCCCCATAAGAATCTGCATAGTGAGTCGGAAAATGAGGAACATCAAAAAGGTCATGctagtgactctgaaaatgagGAACCCACAAAACATGTAGctagtgactctgaaaatgagGAACCCACAAAACATGTAGctagtgactctgaaaatgagGAGCCTTTAAAACATGCAGctagtgactctgaaaatgagGATCTCTCGAAACATGCAGCCAGTGATTCTGAAAATGAGGAGCCCCCGAAACTGGTAGCCAGCGATTCTGAAAATGAGGAGCCCCCGAAACAGGTAGCCAGCGATTCTGAAAATGAGGAGCCCCCGAAACAGGTAGCCAGCGATTCTGAAAATGAGGCGCCCCCGAAACAGGTAGCCAGCGATTCCGAAAATGAGGAGCCCCCGAAACATGCAGccagtgactctgaaaatgagGAGCCCCAAAAAGTTCATGCTAGTGATTCTGAGAACGAAGAACCTCAGAAACATCCTGCAAGTGACTCTGAGATTGAAGATGTTCCCAGTCGCAAACAAAAAATAGAGTCTGATGACAGTGACGGAGGGAATGGGAAAGAGGCAATGCAGAATGACTCTCGGCATTCAGATAGCGAGCAGGCAGGAGAAGGATTTCATGCGTCTGACAGTGAGGAGGAAGGTCCTAAGAGACGGAAAATAACAGACAGCGATGAAGACGAGGAGAGAGATGAGGACAAGGCAGTCAAGAGGAAAGCAGCAGTCTTTTCTGACAGCGAGGATGATGAGAAAACAC AAGCTGCAAAGAAAGGGCGCGTCATCTCAGATGTGGAAGAATCTGATAGCGATGCATCAGAGAAATCTGACAAAAGAAAGAAGAATGCTGTAGCATCAGAtagtgaggaagaggaggagagcaaGGACAGTGctggaaagaaaaaagaagagaagGATCTTTTTGGGAGTGACAGTGAATCAGGAAATGAACAAGA GAACCTGATTGCAGATATATTTGGTGAGTCTggtgatgaagaggaggaggaatttaCG GGTTTTAACCAGGAGGATTTGGAAGAAGAGAAAGCCGAGGCAGAGATGAAAGAGACAGCAGATGATTCAGACTCTGATGACAACATCAAAAGAGGGAAACA TATGGACTTCATGTCAGATTTTGAGATGATGCTACAAAGGAAGAAGAGCATGAGTGGCAAGCGCAGACGAAACCGTGATGGTGGGACATTTATTAGTGATGCAGATGATGTAGTCAGTGCTATGATTGTTAAAATGAATGAAGCTGCAGAG GAAGATAGACAGCTGAATACACAGAAGAAACCGGCACTAAAAAAGCTAACTTTGCTGCCAACTGTAGTTATGCACCTTAAAAA ACAGGACCTTAAGGAAACTTTCATTGACAGTGGTGTGATGTCGGCCATCAAAGAGTGGCTTTCCCCTCTTCCAGATCGGAGTCTACCAGCACTAAAGATACGTGACGAGCTCTTGAAGATCCTGCAAGAG CTGCCTAGTGTGAGCCAAGAGACCCTGAAGCACAGTGGAATTGGACGAGCTGTGATGTACCTCTACAAGCACCCCAAGGAGTCAAGACCCAACAAGGACATGGCAGGGAAGCTAATCA ATGAATGGTCTCGACCCATCTTTGGCCTTACCTCAAACTACAAAGGAATGACAAGGGAGGAAAGGGAGCAGAGGGATTTGGAACAGATGCCTCAGCGAAGGCGATTGAGCAG TTCTGGTGGTCAGACCCCTCGCAGAGACTTGGAGAAGGTGTTAACAGGAGAAGAAAA AGCTCTTAGGCCTGGTGATCCTGGATTTTGTGCTCGTGCAAGGGTTCCAATGCCCTCCAACAAGGATTATGTGGTCAGACCCAAGTGGAATGTGGAAATGGAATCTTCCAGG taccAAGGCACCTCTAAGAAAGGGGTAAGTCGACTGGACAAACAGATGCGGAAGTTCACAGATATCAGGAAAAAAAGCAGATCAGCCCATGCAGTGAAAATCAGCATTGAAGGCAATAAGATGCCATTGTGA